One region of Emys orbicularis isolate rEmyOrb1 chromosome 6, rEmyOrb1.hap1, whole genome shotgun sequence genomic DNA includes:
- the F2R gene encoding proteinase-activated receptor 1 translates to MLSLPLNITAILVFLIKMKIKKPAIVYMLNLASADVLFVSVLPFKIAYHFSGNNWVFGPEMCRLITAAFYCNMYCSILLMTVISIDRFLAVVYPMQSLSWRTLMRASLICFTIWLIAIVGVIPILITEQTMKISELNITTCHDVLKESELKIYYRNFFSIFSSIFFFVPLIISAVCYVCIIRCLISSNIVAKQSKKTRALLLSAAVFSIFIICFGPTNVLLLIHYVSFPYNHQLEYIYFAYLLCACISSVSCCIDPLIYYYASSECQRQVGNLLCCKESPEPTSSSSSGQLMARTSRRDTCSSNLSNSVYRKLLT, encoded by the coding sequence ATGCTGAGTCTCCCTCTGAACATCACAGCAATACTTGTGTTCctgataaaaatgaaaattaaaaagccAGCTATAGTATACATGCTGAATCTGGCCTCTGCGGATGTATTGTTTGTAAGTGTCCTTCCTTTTAAGATCGCATACCATTTTTCTGGAAACAACTGGGTGTTTGGACCTGAAATGTGTCGGCTCATCACCGCTGCCTTCTACTGTAATATGTACTGTTCGATACTGCTGATGACTGTTATAAGCATTGATCGTTTCTTAGCCGTGGTGTATCCTATGCAATCTCTCTCATGGCGTACATTAATGCGTGCCTCGTTGATCTGCTTTACCATATGGCTTATAGCCATAGTTGGTGTTATACCCATTCTCATCACAGAGCAAACTATGAAAATATCTGAGTTAAACATTACAACCTGCCATGATGTGCTAAAAGAATCTGAACTTAAGATATATTACCGAAATTTCTTCTCCATTTtctcttccattttcttttttgtgcCATTAATAATTTCTGCTGTCTGTTATGTGTGTATCATCCGATGTCTTATCTCTTCTAATATTGTTGCAAAACAAAGTAAGAAGACACGTGCTTTACTCTTGTCTGCAGCTGTTttctctatttttattatttgttttggaCCAACAAATGTCCTTTTATTAATTCATTATGTATCTTTTCCTTACAACCACCAGTTAGAATACATCTATTTTGCCTATCTCCTCTGTGCTTGTATCAGCAGTGTAAGCTGCTGCATTGATCCTTTGATTTATTACTATGCTTCCTCTGAGTGTCAGAGACAGGTTGGCAATCTCTTGTGCTGTAAAGAGAGTCCTGAACCTACCAGTAGTAGCAGCAGTGGTCAGTTAATGGCTAGGACCAGTAGAAGGGATACCTGCTCCAGTAATCTGAGTAACAGTGTCTACAGGAAGTTGCTAACATAA